A stretch of the Chelonoidis abingdonii isolate Lonesome George chromosome 11, CheloAbing_2.0, whole genome shotgun sequence genome encodes the following:
- the LOC116833182 gene encoding monocarboxylate transporter 13-like has protein sequence MADPTCPEPPDGGWGWMVVLAGFLQSALVFGVIRSFGVFFMEFVRCFGELAGRVSWVTSIGIAVLQLGGPVGSALSTQYGARPVVMTGGFLSGLGMILASFATSLTHLYLSIGLLSGLGWALVFTPSVASVARYFAKRRTFATGLAVSGAGLASFAFSPLFQLLVDTYAWRGALLVVAGISFNLVAAGALLRPLEPEGKETSALEAGWLRLPAFSSLCRPRLACHRPFLLFAAAFVLVDAGYYVPYVHLVPHARELGFDEYRAAFLLSSAAVADLCGRVAGGWLADRLAVRLVHSLTVWTILTGLSMLLLPLGQIYSLLMGLCICYGFCAGALVPLQFSGMAEIVGTGRIMEGIGLMQMMESAGSLVGAPLSGWLRDVTGDYTASFIVAGAFLLAGSLLLFALPNYFSCSMDSTTEEETMGDP, from the exons ATGGCAGACCCCACATGCCCTGAGCCACCCGACggaggctggggctggatggTGGTGCTGGCCGGCTTCCTCCAGTCGGCGCTGGTTTTTGGGGTGATCCGCTCCTTCGGCGTCTTCTTCATGGAGTTCGTGAGGTGCTTCGGGGAGCTGGCGGGGCGCGTCTCCTGGGTGACCTCCATCGGGATCGCGGTGCTGCAGCTAGGGG gtcCGGTGGGCAGCGCCCTCAGCACGCAGTACGGCGCGCGCCCCGTGGTGATGACCGGGGGCTTCCTCTCGGGGCTGGGCATGATCCTGGCTTCCTTCGCCACCAGCCTGACCCACCTGTACCTGAGCATCGGGCTGCTCTCAG ggctgggctgggccttgGTCTTCACCCCTTCTGTGGCTTCTGTGGCCCGGTACTTCGCCAAGCGGCGGACCTTCGCCACTGGCCTGGCTGTCTCCGGGGCAGGCCTGGCTTCCTTCGCCTTCTCCCCACTCTTCCAGCTGCTGGTGGACACCTATGCCTGGCGGGGGGCCCTCCTGGTGGTGGCTGGCATCTCCTTCAACCTGGTGGCCGCCGGGGCCCTGCTGCGGCCATTGGAGCCAGAGGGCAAGGAAACGTCTGCGCTGGAGGCGGGGTGGCTGCGACTGCCAGCCTTCTCGTCCCTTTGCCGGCCACGCCTGGCCTGCCACAGGCCCTTCCTCCTGTTCGCTGCAGCCTTCGTCCTGGTGGACGCCGGCTACTACGTACCCTACGTCCATCTGGTGCCCCACGCCCGGGAGCTGGGCTTTGACGAATACCGAGCcgccttcctcctgtcctcagCCGCCGTGGCCGACCTGTGTGGCCGTGTGGCAGGCGGCTGGCTGGCCGACCGCCTCGCCGTCCGCCTGGTCCACAGCCTGACCGTCTGGACCATCCTGACGGGCctctccatgctgctgctgccgctggggCAGATCTACTCCCTCCTAATGGGCCTCTGCATCTGCTACGGCTTCTGCGCCGGTGCCCTGGTGCCCCTCCAGTTCTCCGGCATGGCAGAGATCGTGGGAACGGGGCGCATCATGGAGGGGATTGGGCTCATGCAAATGATGGAAAGCGCTGGCTCCCTTGTGGGGGCCCCTCTGTCCG GTTGGCTGCGGGACGTGACTGGGGACTACACAGCCTCTTTCATTGTAGCAGGGGCTTTCCTCCTCGCTGGAAGTTTGCTCCTTTTTGCCCTGCCAAATTATTTCTCCTGCTCCATGGACTCGACAACTGAGGAAGAGACCATGGGGGACCCCTGA